Proteins from a single region of Microbacterium sp. zg-Y818:
- a CDS encoding phosphoenolpyruvate carboxylase, whose protein sequence is MRDVTPTEAIDLVGRFEAGQELPEQMRADVRLLGGLLGDVLRESGTPGLYDDVERLRTASIQAYTDETDAAHRRAAAIADGFTLARAGEVARAFTCYFHLVNLAEEHQRVRILRERDADPDRADVDTVAAAYARLSDEVGDDVALERLRALRFHPVFTAHPTEARRRAVSTGIRRLAGLLIEHDASLPASTERRRVEGRMLEEIDTLWRTAPLRPEKPSPTDEVRSVMSVFDETLFTAVPQVYRRVDDALQGPLAGSRPPVIAPFVRLGTWVGGDRDGNPFVTAAVTRRAAGIASEHVLMGLERAANRIGRALTLDAATTPPSDELLALWHRLRASDEDAADEIAKRSPDEPHRRVLLLIARRIAATGSRNADLAYTDPEQLLAHLRVIQDSLAQGSAARQAYGALQQLIWQVETYGFHLAELEVRQHSDVHKKVLAELDAGGPRSELTEEVLDTFRAVAFVQERYGIRAAGRYIVSFTRTADDLAAVHRLARYAVGTGGTPPTLDVIPLFETFADLQAAPGILAEIVEHPQFKARLEATGRRLEVMLGYSDSSKDVGPVAANLALYEAQAKIGAWAQREGIELTLFHGRGGALGRGGGPANSAILAQPPHSVDGRFKLTEQGEVIFARYGDPAIAMRHIDQVAAAILLASAPSNEERNSAAAARYADVAATMDAASRERFFSLVKAPGFAPWFATVTPMEEVGLLALGSRPARRGLSVESLEDLRAIPWVFAWTQARINLAGWFGLGTALQAVGDEALLREAYEQWPLLHTLVDNVAMSLAKADPRIAREYLQLGDRPDLADLVMDEMTLTRDWVIRLTGGRQLLASKPVLQRAVKMRSPYVDALSLLQLRALRALRDDRLDESQAADTRHLLLLSVSGVAAGLQNTG, encoded by the coding sequence ATGCGTGATGTCACCCCCACCGAGGCCATCGATCTGGTCGGACGTTTCGAAGCAGGTCAGGAGCTTCCCGAGCAGATGCGCGCCGACGTGCGCCTTCTGGGCGGGCTCCTCGGCGACGTGCTGCGCGAGAGCGGCACCCCAGGGCTGTACGACGACGTGGAGCGCCTGCGCACGGCCTCGATCCAGGCCTACACCGACGAGACGGATGCCGCCCACCGCCGTGCCGCGGCGATCGCCGACGGCTTCACGCTGGCCCGAGCAGGTGAAGTCGCCCGCGCCTTCACCTGCTATTTCCACCTGGTGAACCTCGCCGAGGAGCACCAGCGCGTGCGCATCCTGCGCGAGCGCGACGCCGATCCCGACCGCGCGGACGTCGACACGGTGGCCGCCGCGTACGCACGCCTCTCCGACGAGGTCGGCGACGACGTCGCCCTCGAGCGGCTTCGCGCCCTGCGGTTTCACCCGGTCTTCACCGCGCACCCCACCGAGGCGCGGCGCCGTGCGGTGTCCACCGGCATCCGGCGCTTGGCCGGCCTGCTGATCGAACATGACGCGTCGCTGCCGGCGAGCACCGAGCGACGCCGCGTCGAAGGCCGCATGCTCGAGGAGATCGACACCCTCTGGCGCACCGCCCCACTGCGCCCCGAGAAGCCGTCACCGACCGACGAGGTGCGCTCGGTGATGAGCGTCTTCGACGAGACGCTGTTCACCGCCGTGCCGCAGGTCTACCGCCGCGTCGACGACGCGCTGCAGGGTCCCCTCGCCGGCAGCCGCCCGCCCGTCATCGCCCCTTTTGTGCGCCTGGGAACCTGGGTCGGCGGAGACCGCGACGGCAACCCGTTCGTCACCGCCGCCGTCACCCGCCGCGCCGCGGGGATCGCGAGCGAGCACGTGCTGATGGGTCTCGAGCGCGCAGCCAACCGCATCGGGCGCGCCCTCACCCTCGATGCCGCCACGACCCCGCCGAGCGACGAGCTCCTGGCCCTCTGGCACCGACTGCGGGCGAGCGACGAAGACGCCGCCGACGAGATCGCCAAGCGCTCCCCCGATGAGCCTCACCGCCGGGTGCTTCTGCTGATCGCGCGGCGGATCGCCGCCACCGGCTCCCGCAACGCCGACCTCGCCTACACCGACCCCGAGCAGCTACTGGCGCACCTGCGGGTCATCCAGGACTCCCTCGCGCAGGGCAGCGCCGCACGCCAGGCGTACGGCGCCCTGCAGCAGCTGATCTGGCAGGTGGAGACCTACGGGTTCCACCTCGCCGAGCTCGAGGTGCGGCAGCACTCCGACGTGCACAAGAAGGTGCTCGCCGAGCTCGACGCCGGCGGACCGCGCAGCGAGCTGACCGAGGAGGTGCTCGACACCTTCCGCGCCGTCGCCTTCGTGCAGGAGCGGTACGGCATCCGCGCGGCCGGTCGCTACATCGTCTCGTTCACCCGCACCGCCGACGATCTGGCCGCCGTGCACCGCCTGGCCCGTTACGCCGTCGGCACGGGGGGCACTCCCCCGACGCTCGACGTCATCCCGCTCTTCGAGACCTTCGCCGACCTGCAGGCGGCCCCCGGCATCCTTGCCGAGATCGTCGAGCACCCGCAGTTCAAGGCGCGTCTGGAAGCGACGGGACGACGGCTCGAGGTCATGCTCGGCTACTCGGACTCGTCGAAGGACGTCGGCCCCGTGGCCGCGAACCTCGCCCTCTACGAGGCGCAGGCGAAGATCGGCGCGTGGGCGCAGCGCGAGGGCATCGAGCTGACGCTGTTCCACGGACGCGGCGGCGCCCTTGGGCGCGGCGGCGGACCGGCCAACTCCGCGATCCTCGCCCAACCGCCGCACTCGGTCGACGGCCGGTTCAAGCTCACCGAACAGGGCGAGGTGATCTTCGCCCGCTACGGCGACCCCGCCATCGCGATGCGTCACATCGACCAGGTCGCCGCGGCGATCCTGCTGGCATCCGCCCCCTCCAACGAGGAGCGCAACAGCGCGGCGGCGGCGCGGTACGCCGACGTGGCCGCCACCATGGACGCCGCCTCGCGGGAGCGGTTCTTCTCGCTCGTGAAGGCGCCCGGGTTCGCCCCCTGGTTCGCGACCGTCACGCCCATGGAGGAAGTCGGCCTGCTCGCGCTCGGGTCGCGCCCCGCGCGGCGCGGCCTCTCGGTGGAATCGCTGGAGGACCTGCGCGCCATCCCCTGGGTGTTCGCGTGGACGCAGGCGCGCATCAACCTGGCCGGCTGGTTCGGCCTGGGCACGGCGCTGCAGGCCGTGGGCGACGAGGCACTGCTGCGGGAGGCCTACGAGCAGTGGCCGCTCCTGCACACCCTCGTCGACAACGTCGCGATGAGCCTCGCCAAGGCCGACCCCCGCATCGCCCGCGAGTACCTGCAGCTGGGTGACCGACCCGATCTCGCCGACCTCGTGATGGACGAGATGACCCTCACTCGCGACTGGGTGATCCGCCTGACCGGCGGCAGGCAGCTGCTGGCGAGCAAGCCGGTGCTGCAGCGCGCGGTGAAGATGCGCAGCCCCTACGTCGACGCGCTGTCGCTGCTGCAGCTGCGTGCGCTGCGGGCACTGCGCGACGACCGCCTCGACGAGTCGCAGGCGGCCGATACCCGCCACCTGCTGCTGCTGTCGGTGTCGGGGGTCGCTGCGGGCCTGCAGAACACCGGGTGA
- the gdhA gene encoding NADP-specific glutamate dehydrogenase yields the protein MTETLVALPASVRDVFDTVVARNPHEPEFQQAVHEVLLSIVPVLERHPQFVEGGILERIVEPERQILFRVPWLDDAGRLQVNRGFRVQFSSVLGPYKGGLRFHPSVNLSIIKFLGFEQIFKNALTGQGIGGAKGGSDFDPHGRSDAEIMRFCQSFMNELYRHLGEHTDVPAGDIGVGAREIGYLFGQYRKITNRHESGMFTGKGVQWGGAEVRTEATGYGAVFFAQEMLGVHGDSLHGKRVAVSGSGNVAVYAIDKAYQLGATPVTASDSSGYVVDDAGIDLVLLRQVKEVDRERISAYAARRPSARFVEGKRPWEVPVDIAIPSATQNELDEGDAAMLIANGVRAVAEGANMPSTPGAVAAFQRAGVLFGPGKAANAGGVATSALEMSQNASRQRWSFADSERKLQAIMKGVHDSAFAAAERYGHPGDYVVGANSAGFERVAHAMLAQGVI from the coding sequence GTGACCGAGACCCTCGTCGCCCTTCCCGCCTCCGTACGCGACGTTTTCGATACCGTCGTCGCGCGGAACCCGCACGAACCCGAGTTCCAGCAGGCGGTGCATGAGGTCTTGCTGTCCATCGTCCCGGTGCTGGAGCGGCATCCGCAGTTCGTCGAAGGCGGCATCCTCGAGCGCATCGTGGAGCCCGAGCGGCAGATCCTGTTCCGGGTGCCGTGGCTCGATGACGCCGGTCGCCTGCAGGTGAACCGTGGATTCCGAGTGCAGTTCTCGTCGGTGCTGGGCCCTTACAAGGGCGGCCTGCGGTTCCACCCGTCGGTGAACCTGTCGATCATCAAGTTCCTCGGATTCGAGCAGATCTTCAAGAACGCCCTCACCGGTCAGGGAATCGGCGGCGCCAAGGGCGGCAGCGACTTCGATCCGCACGGCCGGTCGGATGCCGAGATCATGCGCTTCTGCCAGTCGTTCATGAACGAGTTGTACCGCCACCTGGGCGAGCACACCGACGTGCCGGCCGGCGACATCGGCGTGGGCGCCCGCGAGATCGGATACCTCTTCGGCCAGTACCGCAAGATCACAAACCGTCACGAGTCCGGCATGTTCACCGGCAAGGGCGTGCAGTGGGGTGGCGCCGAGGTGCGCACCGAGGCCACCGGCTACGGCGCGGTGTTCTTCGCGCAGGAGATGCTGGGCGTTCACGGTGACTCGCTGCACGGCAAGCGCGTCGCCGTCTCGGGCTCGGGCAACGTGGCCGTCTACGCGATCGACAAGGCCTACCAGCTGGGCGCGACACCGGTGACGGCCTCGGACTCGTCCGGGTACGTCGTCGACGACGCCGGGATCGACCTCGTGCTGCTGCGCCAGGTGAAGGAAGTCGACCGCGAGCGCATCTCGGCGTACGCGGCCCGGCGACCCAGCGCCCGCTTCGTCGAGGGCAAGCGCCCGTGGGAGGTGCCGGTGGACATCGCCATCCCCTCGGCGACGCAGAACGAGCTCGACGAGGGCGACGCTGCCATGCTCATCGCCAACGGTGTGCGTGCCGTGGCCGAAGGCGCGAACATGCCGTCGACGCCGGGTGCGGTCGCCGCCTTCCAGCGGGCCGGGGTGCTGTTCGGGCCGGGCAAGGCCGCGAACGCCGGAGGTGTCGCAACGTCGGCACTGGAGATGAGCCAGAACGCCTCGCGCCAGCGCTGGAGCTTCGCCGACAGCGAGCGCAAGCTGCAGGCGATCATGAAGGGCGTGCACGACTCCGCCTTCGCCGCCGCCGAGCGCTACGGGCACCCGGGCGACTACGTGGTCGGCGCGAACTCCGCCGGTTTCGAGCGGGTCGCCCACGCGATGCTGGCCCAGGGCGTCATCTGA
- a CDS encoding DUF1918 domain-containing protein, translated as MKAAVGDRIRIHGRTVGAPEREGIVTEVTGDPASPLLTVTFDDGHEGILSPGSDCEITHVE; from the coding sequence ATGAAAGCCGCAGTGGGGGATCGCATCCGCATCCACGGTCGTACCGTGGGCGCGCCGGAGCGCGAAGGCATCGTGACCGAGGTGACCGGCGACCCGGCGTCCCCGTTGCTCACCGTCACATTCGACGACGGCCACGAGGGCATTCTGTCGCCCGGCTCGGACTGCGAGATCACGCACGTCGAGTGA
- the mfd gene encoding transcription-repair coupling factor: protein MTVPGIVRALMQADSFREAVDSSSVDTDFSIVEGLDAPLLAALVERRREAGKPAALFAIAPTGRRAESLGTALGEMLPGAIVHHFPAWETLPHERLSPSAETVGQRLAVLRDVAAWDGTVPLIVTASVRSAVQPIAGGLTDIEAVHLVAGGRGHDLTDVSRRLVELAYHRVDMVSRRGEYAMRGGILDVFPPVADHPYRVEFFGDEVDEIRAFSVADQRSLPGEVKEVTLIPSRELLLTEAVRERARGLAGQYPGLSGMLEKMAEGIPAEGMESLLPVLVDEIVTIADYLPRGTAAALVDPERSVTRAMTLGDTNREFLEAAWSAATAGADSPVDLGAGDFLTLPQLQQAAHDRDGVWWTFSAFDSGAADATAEGLIDIDVALEGAAAVRVDARPVPSFQGNVDGATAHIGELLSDGWRVVVAASGAGLVERARTVLAERGLAAREVEDVHGIPEAGVALTVVATLERGFEVPDAKLAVLTESEFYGRTIGSDGRVVKKLASRRRNVVDPLQLKAGDYVVHATHGIGRFVELMQREVSSGGRNAVKTQREYLVLEYAPSKRGYPGDKLYVPTDQLDLLSKYVGGEAPALSKMGGSDWSQAKSKARRAVREIAVDLVKLYSARMSAKGHAFGPDTPWQRELEEAFPFAETPDQLQTIDEIKADMEKPIPMDRLLSGDVGFGKTEVAVRAAFKAIQDGKQVAMLVPTTLLVKQHIETFTERFAGFPVKVRALSRFQTDKEAREVVAGLLDGTVDMVIGTHRILTEKVIFKDLGLLIIDEEQRFGVEHKEQLKKLKTNVDLLAMSATPIPRTLEMAVTGIREMSTLQTPPEDRHPILTYVGARSDKQIAAAIRRELLREGQVFYVHNRVSSIQRVAAHLAEIVPEARVAVAHGQMGEHALEHVVDDFWERRADVLVCTTIIETGLDISNANTIIIDRADKYGLSQLHQLRGRVGRGRERAYAYFLYDDMKPLSETAADRLETIAVNNDLGSGMQVALKDLELRGAGNLLGAEQAGHIAGVGFDLYLRMIGEAVATFRGEDVEGPAELRLELPVQARIPESYIDSERLRLEAYQKLSAAASATAKDDAIDLVIEELTDRYGDLPPETEGLFAVARLRRRAAQSGLTDVVAMGPNLRVAPAHLPDSLRVRLQRLYPKGKLLAGGDAMVVPLPTAGGEALADRDLIAWVSQLLDQFFPLPAPAVPEKAAG, encoded by the coding sequence GTGACAGTTCCCGGGATCGTGCGCGCCCTCATGCAGGCCGACTCCTTCCGGGAGGCGGTGGATTCTTCGTCGGTCGACACCGACTTCTCGATCGTCGAGGGCCTCGACGCGCCCTTGCTCGCCGCGCTCGTGGAGCGACGCCGTGAGGCCGGCAAACCGGCCGCACTCTTCGCGATAGCTCCCACGGGCCGTCGCGCCGAGTCTCTCGGCACCGCCCTGGGCGAGATGCTTCCTGGCGCCATCGTGCACCACTTCCCGGCGTGGGAGACGCTGCCGCACGAACGGCTGAGCCCCAGCGCAGAGACCGTCGGTCAGCGCCTTGCGGTGCTTCGCGATGTCGCGGCGTGGGACGGCACCGTGCCCCTCATCGTCACGGCGTCGGTGCGCAGCGCCGTGCAGCCCATCGCCGGCGGGCTCACCGACATCGAGGCCGTGCACCTCGTCGCAGGCGGCCGCGGGCACGACCTCACCGATGTGTCCCGGCGCCTCGTCGAACTCGCCTACCACCGCGTCGACATGGTCTCGCGACGGGGCGAGTACGCGATGCGCGGCGGCATCCTCGACGTCTTCCCACCGGTGGCCGACCACCCCTACCGCGTGGAGTTCTTCGGCGACGAGGTCGACGAGATCCGCGCCTTCTCGGTCGCCGACCAGCGGTCGCTGCCGGGAGAGGTCAAAGAGGTCACCCTCATCCCCAGCCGTGAGCTGCTGCTCACCGAGGCGGTGCGCGAGCGCGCCCGTGGGCTCGCCGGTCAGTACCCGGGACTCTCCGGCATGCTGGAGAAGATGGCGGAGGGCATCCCGGCCGAGGGCATGGAGTCCCTCCTGCCGGTGCTCGTGGACGAGATCGTCACCATCGCGGACTACCTCCCGCGCGGAACCGCCGCCGCGCTCGTCGACCCCGAGCGGTCGGTGACCCGCGCGATGACCCTCGGCGACACCAACCGCGAGTTCCTCGAGGCGGCGTGGAGTGCGGCGACGGCGGGCGCCGACAGCCCGGTCGACCTGGGTGCCGGCGACTTCCTCACCCTCCCGCAGCTGCAGCAGGCCGCGCACGACCGCGACGGGGTGTGGTGGACGTTCAGCGCGTTCGACTCCGGCGCAGCGGATGCCACGGCCGAAGGCCTCATCGACATCGACGTCGCCCTCGAGGGTGCCGCGGCGGTGCGGGTCGACGCGCGACCGGTGCCGTCCTTCCAGGGCAACGTCGACGGTGCGACCGCCCACATCGGCGAGCTGCTGTCGGACGGGTGGCGCGTAGTCGTAGCGGCATCCGGTGCAGGCCTGGTGGAGCGCGCCCGCACCGTGCTGGCAGAGCGCGGCCTTGCCGCGCGTGAGGTCGAGGACGTCCACGGCATCCCCGAAGCCGGTGTCGCGCTGACGGTGGTCGCGACGCTCGAGCGGGGCTTCGAGGTGCCCGACGCGAAGCTGGCGGTGCTGACCGAGTCCGAGTTCTACGGCCGCACGATCGGCAGCGACGGCCGGGTCGTGAAGAAGCTGGCCTCGCGTCGGCGCAATGTCGTCGACCCGCTGCAGCTGAAGGCGGGGGACTATGTCGTCCACGCCACCCACGGCATCGGCCGGTTCGTTGAGCTGATGCAGCGCGAGGTGTCCAGCGGCGGCCGCAACGCCGTGAAGACCCAGCGCGAGTACCTCGTGCTGGAGTACGCGCCCTCCAAGCGCGGGTATCCCGGCGACAAGCTGTATGTGCCCACCGATCAACTGGACCTGCTGTCCAAGTACGTCGGCGGCGAGGCCCCCGCGCTGTCGAAGATGGGCGGCAGCGATTGGTCGCAGGCCAAGAGCAAGGCGCGCCGCGCGGTGCGGGAAATCGCGGTGGACCTGGTCAAGCTCTATTCGGCGCGCATGTCGGCCAAGGGCCATGCCTTCGGCCCGGACACGCCCTGGCAGCGGGAGCTCGAAGAAGCCTTCCCCTTCGCCGAGACCCCCGACCAGCTGCAGACGATCGACGAGATCAAGGCAGACATGGAGAAGCCGATCCCGATGGACCGGCTGCTGTCGGGCGACGTCGGATTCGGCAAGACCGAGGTAGCCGTGCGCGCGGCCTTCAAGGCGATCCAGGACGGCAAGCAGGTCGCCATGCTCGTGCCGACCACGCTGCTGGTCAAGCAGCACATCGAGACGTTCACCGAGCGCTTCGCCGGGTTCCCGGTCAAGGTGCGCGCCCTCTCTCGCTTCCAGACCGACAAGGAGGCGCGCGAGGTCGTCGCCGGCCTCTTGGACGGCACCGTCGACATGGTCATCGGCACACACCGCATCCTCACCGAGAAGGTCATCTTCAAGGACCTGGGCCTGCTGATCATCGACGAGGAGCAGCGCTTCGGTGTCGAGCACAAGGAGCAGCTGAAGAAGCTGAAGACGAACGTCGACCTTCTCGCGATGAGCGCGACGCCCATCCCGCGCACGCTGGAGATGGCGGTCACCGGCATCCGGGAGATGTCGACGCTGCAGACCCCGCCCGAGGACCGGCATCCGATCCTCACCTATGTCGGCGCGCGCAGCGACAAGCAGATCGCCGCGGCCATCCGGCGCGAGCTGCTGCGCGAAGGACAGGTGTTCTACGTGCACAACCGGGTGTCGTCGATCCAGCGGGTCGCCGCGCACCTGGCCGAGATCGTCCCCGAGGCCCGGGTCGCCGTCGCGCACGGCCAGATGGGCGAGCACGCTCTGGAGCACGTCGTCGACGACTTCTGGGAGCGCCGCGCCGACGTGCTGGTGTGCACCACGATCATCGAGACGGGTCTGGACATCTCCAACGCGAACACGATCATCATCGACCGCGCCGACAAGTACGGTCTCAGCCAGCTGCACCAGCTGCGCGGACGCGTGGGACGCGGGCGCGAGCGGGCGTACGCCTACTTCCTCTACGACGACATGAAGCCGCTGAGCGAGACCGCCGCCGACCGTCTGGAGACCATCGCGGTCAACAACGACCTCGGGTCGGGGATGCAGGTGGCGCTCAAGGACCTCGAGCTGCGCGGCGCCGGGAACCTCTTGGGCGCCGAGCAGGCCGGACACATCGCGGGAGTCGGCTTCGACCTGTACCTGCGGATGATCGGCGAGGCCGTCGCCACGTTCCGCGGCGAGGATGTCGAGGGCCCGGCCGAGCTGCGGCTCGAGCTGCCGGTGCAGGCCCGCATCCCGGAGTCCTACATCGACAGCGAGCGGCTGCGCCTCGAGGCGTACCAGAAGCTGTCGGCCGCGGCATCCGCCACCGCCAAGGACGACGCGATCGATCTCGTCATCGAGGAGCTGACCGACAGGTACGGCGACCTGCCGCCCGAGACGGAGGGGCTGTTCGCCGTCGCGCGCCTGAGGCGCCGGGCCGCCCAGTCCGGGCTCACCGACGTCGTGGCGATGGGTCCGAACCTGCGTGTCGCGCCCGCGCACCTGCCCGACTCGCTGCGAGTGCGCCTGCAGCGGCTGTACCCGAAGGGCAAGCTGCTCGCCGGGGGAGACGCGATGGTCGTGCCGCTGCCGACCGCCGGCGGCGAGGCGCTGGCCGACCGGGATCTGATCGCGTGGGTTTCGCAGCTGCTGGATCAGTTCTTCCCGCTTCCGGCGCCCGCGGTGCCGGAGAAGGCGGCCGGCTGA
- the pth gene encoding aminoacyl-tRNA hydrolase: MADTWLVVGLGNPGPRYEMTRHNIGQMVVDELASRRSETFRAHKANARAAETWLRPGGDKIVLAKPNSFMNVSGGPVANLASFYGVTPERVVVVHDELDIPFDTIKLKVGGGHGGHNGVRDVAKALGTADFARVRVGIGRPPGRQDAADWVLDPFGPTERKTLPVLVSDAADAVEQLIGEGLLAAQQRHHAPRE; encoded by the coding sequence ATGGCTGACACCTGGCTCGTGGTGGGGCTCGGCAATCCCGGCCCCCGGTACGAGATGACACGGCACAACATCGGGCAGATGGTCGTCGACGAACTCGCCTCGCGGCGATCCGAGACCTTCCGTGCGCACAAGGCCAATGCCCGTGCCGCCGAGACGTGGCTGCGTCCGGGCGGCGACAAGATCGTGCTGGCCAAGCCCAACAGCTTCATGAACGTGTCGGGTGGGCCGGTGGCGAACCTGGCATCCTTCTACGGTGTGACGCCCGAGCGCGTGGTCGTCGTGCACGATGAGCTGGACATCCCGTTCGACACCATCAAGCTGAAGGTGGGCGGCGGGCACGGGGGACACAACGGCGTCCGCGACGTTGCCAAGGCTCTCGGCACCGCCGACTTCGCGCGTGTGCGGGTGGGGATCGGCCGTCCGCCCGGGCGGCAGGATGCCGCGGATTGGGTGCTGGACCCGTTCGGGCCAACGGAGCGCAAGACGCTGCCCGTGCTGGTCTCCGATGCCGCCGACGCCGTGGAGCAGCTCATCGGCGAGGGCCTCCTCGCCGCGCAGCAGCGTCATCACGCCCCTCGCGAGTGA
- a CDS encoding 50S ribosomal protein L25/general stress protein Ctc gives MSTDTDTKVIATKRENFGKGYARRLRASGQIPAVIYGHGTDPLHVALPGHQMALLIRRANAVLELELDGTQQLTLVKDVQKDPVHQIIEHIDLLVVKKGEKIEVDVPISVHGEPYPGTIANLDAVSILLQVEATHIPQSIEIDVEGLEEGAHITAADLKLPKGATLAADPETLIVAISVPSATLAAEDEIAAADEAVAVEQSEEASE, from the coding sequence ATGTCGACGGACACCGACACCAAGGTCATCGCCACCAAGCGCGAAAACTTCGGCAAGGGCTACGCCCGGCGCCTGCGCGCGTCCGGCCAGATCCCCGCCGTCATCTACGGCCACGGCACCGACCCCCTGCACGTGGCTCTGCCCGGGCACCAGATGGCGCTGCTCATCCGCCGCGCCAACGCGGTGCTCGAGCTCGAGCTCGACGGCACGCAGCAGCTGACGCTGGTCAAGGACGTGCAGAAGGACCCCGTGCACCAGATCATCGAGCACATCGACCTGCTCGTGGTGAAGAAGGGCGAGAAGATCGAGGTCGACGTGCCGATCTCGGTGCACGGCGAGCCCTACCCCGGCACCATCGCGAACCTCGACGCCGTCAGCATCCTGCTCCAGGTCGAGGCCACCCACATCCCGCAGTCGATCGAGATCGACGTCGAGGGCCTCGAGGAGGGCGCGCACATCACCGCTGCCGACCTGAAGCTGCCCAAGGGCGCGACGCTGGCCGCCGACCCGGAGACCCTGATCGTCGCCATCTCGGTGCCGTCTGCGACCCTCGCCGCCGAGGACGAGATCGCGGCGGCCGACGAGGCTGTCGCCGTGGAGCAGTCCGAAGAGGCGTCCGAGTAA
- a CDS encoding FCD domain-containing protein, translating into MDDLGMRIASGQLPPGSILTLAGLEEQYGVSRTVIREAVRVLEAMGMLLSRRRVGVTVRPTAEWSALDGRLIGWQLRGPGRDRQLVVANELRAAVEPIAARLSAERATPDERERIVRLADRLEQLGAEGRGDGDEYLTADIAFHDLVLDSSGNPMLAAVKPAVAAVITGRSRAGLTPGVPDAEALHNHVQTAAAIARGDAEAAEHHTRRYVEAVLGEVQSSD; encoded by the coding sequence ATGGACGATCTGGGCATGCGGATCGCGTCGGGGCAGCTGCCTCCGGGGTCGATCCTGACCCTCGCCGGGCTCGAAGAGCAGTACGGCGTTTCTCGGACCGTGATCCGCGAAGCCGTGCGCGTCCTCGAGGCGATGGGGATGCTGCTGTCGCGCCGTCGCGTCGGCGTCACCGTGCGACCCACGGCGGAGTGGAGCGCACTGGACGGTCGCCTCATCGGCTGGCAGCTGCGCGGTCCCGGTCGCGATCGACAGCTGGTCGTCGCCAACGAGCTGCGCGCCGCGGTGGAGCCGATCGCCGCGCGCCTGAGCGCGGAGCGCGCCACGCCCGACGAACGCGAGCGCATCGTCCGGCTCGCCGATCGCCTCGAGCAACTGGGCGCCGAGGGCCGCGGTGACGGCGATGAATACCTGACGGCTGATATCGCCTTTCACGACCTCGTTCTCGATTCCAGCGGCAATCCGATGCTGGCCGCGGTCAAGCCAGCGGTCGCGGCCGTGATCACCGGGCGCTCCCGTGCCGGGCTCACCCCGGGCGTTCCGGATGCCGAGGCGCTGCACAACCATGTGCAGACCGCCGCCGCGATCGCGCGCGGCGACGCCGAGGCCGCCGAGCACCACACCCGCCGCTACGTCGAGGCGGTGCTGGGCGAGGTCCAGTCCAGCGACTGA